Proteins encoded by one window of Desulfovibrio ferrophilus:
- the ahcY gene encoding adenosylhomocysteinase, whose translation MSNVTPLDLSLDYKVADMSQADFGRKEMQLSEREMPGLMAIIEKYGKDKPLAGLKVTGSLHMTIQTAMLIKTLHALGADLRWASCNIFSTQDHAAAAIAADGLAKVFAWKGETLEDYWWCTEMALTWPDGSGPDLIVDDGGDATLLIHQGVKVEADPTLCDKTYDVHEFQLIMDRLAASVKDTPQKWTKIADVCRGVSEETTTGVHRLYQMQEQGELLFPAINVNDSVTKSKFDNLYGCRESLADGIKRATDVMIAGKVAVVVGYGDVGKGCAQSMRGFGARVLVTEVDPICALQAAMEGYEVTTMEEALKEGDLYITCTGNYHVITGAHMEKMKDEAILCNIGHFDSEIEMDYLEKNPKCTKLEIKPQVDKWTLESGNSLIVLAEGRLVNLGCATGHPSFVMSNSFTNQALAQIDLAKNTYEPCVMTLPKSLDEEVARLHLERIGVKLETLTKEQADYIGVAVEGPYKPDHYRY comes from the coding sequence CTGTCCCTGGACTACAAGGTCGCGGATATGTCCCAGGCCGATTTCGGTCGCAAGGAAATGCAGCTGTCCGAGCGCGAGATGCCCGGCCTGATGGCAATCATTGAAAAATACGGCAAGGACAAACCCCTGGCCGGATTGAAAGTCACCGGTTCTCTGCATATGACCATTCAGACGGCCATGCTCATCAAGACCCTGCACGCTCTGGGTGCTGATCTTCGTTGGGCTTCCTGCAACATTTTCTCCACTCAGGATCACGCTGCCGCGGCCATTGCCGCTGATGGTCTGGCCAAGGTTTTTGCCTGGAAGGGCGAGACACTGGAAGACTACTGGTGGTGCACCGAGATGGCTCTGACCTGGCCCGATGGCTCCGGCCCGGACCTGATTGTGGACGACGGCGGCGATGCCACTCTGCTGATTCACCAGGGCGTGAAGGTCGAAGCCGACCCTACCCTGTGTGACAAGACCTATGATGTGCACGAGTTCCAGCTGATCATGGATCGCCTGGCTGCCTCGGTGAAGGATACCCCGCAGAAGTGGACCAAGATCGCTGATGTCTGCCGTGGCGTTTCCGAAGAAACCACCACCGGTGTGCATCGTCTGTATCAGATGCAGGAGCAGGGCGAACTGCTGTTCCCGGCCATCAACGTCAACGATTCGGTCACCAAGTCCAAGTTCGACAACCTGTATGGTTGCCGCGAGTCCTTGGCCGACGGCATCAAGCGCGCTACGGATGTCATGATTGCTGGCAAGGTTGCGGTTGTTGTGGGCTACGGCGACGTGGGCAAGGGCTGCGCCCAGTCCATGCGTGGATTCGGCGCTCGCGTGCTGGTGACCGAGGTTGATCCCATCTGCGCCTTGCAGGCCGCCATGGAAGGCTATGAAGTGACCACCATGGAAGAAGCTCTCAAGGAAGGCGACCTCTACATCACCTGCACCGGCAACTATCATGTCATTACCGGTGCGCACATGGAGAAGATGAAAGACGAGGCCATTCTCTGCAATATCGGTCACTTCGACTCCGAGATTGAGATGGACTATCTGGAGAAGAATCCCAAGTGCACCAAGCTGGAGATCAAGCCTCAGGTGGACAAATGGACTCTGGAGTCCGGCAATTCCCTCATCGTGCTGGCCGAAGGCCGTCTGGTGAACCTGGGTTGCGCCACCGGTCACCCCTCGTTCGTGATGTCCAACAGCTTCACCAACCAGGCCCTGGCACAGATTGATCTGGCCAAGAACACCTACGAGCCCTGTGTCATGACCCTGCCCAAGTCTTTGGACGAAGAGGTTGCGCGTCTGCACCTGGAGCGCATTGGCGTCAAGCTGGAGACCCTGACCAAGGAACAGGCCGATTACATCGGTGTGGCGGTTGAGGGGCCCTATAAGCCCGATCATTACCGTTATTAG